Proteins from a genomic interval of Uloborus diversus isolate 005 chromosome 4, Udiv.v.3.1, whole genome shotgun sequence:
- the LOC129221174 gene encoding alpha-soluble NSF attachment protein-like: MTDQKAKGDKLMAEAEQQLTAGGGKCCGGGRVKVAEACELYVKAANAFKMAKEWQSAGNAFSEAAHHELEEGRKTEAGMHYVEAAKCYKKVNPNDCEKSLIKASEVYADVGRGKTAAKQHLTLAELYDEQGNVERARDEYQMAADMFSAEDLTSSTTKCMLNVALHSATLGDYARAEEIFENQGEAALSNKLLKYTACENYTKAGLCRLASNPQDGEALITKTHEWRESSPAFGDSREFGFLNKLAEAIKAEDLDAFNEAVRWYESVTRLGAWENELLKRIRKNVGPDLR; this comes from the exons ATGACAGACCAGAAGGCCAAAGGGGACAAACTGATGGCCGAAGCGGAGCAGCAATTGACTGCCGGTGGTGGGAAATGCTGCGGTGGTGGACGTGTCAAAGTGGCAGAAGCATGTGAACTTTACGTAAAGGCCGCTAATGCATTCAAAATGGCGAAGGAATGGCAGAGTGCGGGAAATGCCTTCTCAGAAGCTGCTCATCACGAACTAGAAGAAGGAAGGAAGACTGAAGCTGGGATGCACTACGTGGAGGCAGCAAAGTGCTATAAGAAG GTGAACCCAAACGACTGCGAGAAGAGCCTCATCAAAGCTTCCGAAGTGTATGCGGATGTGGGGAGGGGTAAGACGGCAGCAAAGCAGCACCTCACGCTCGCAGAACTTTACGACGAGCAAGGGAATGTGGAAAGAGCCCGTGATGAGTATCAGATGGCTGCAGACATGTTTTCCGCTGAG GACTTAACCTCCTCCACCACGAAATGCATGTTGAACGTGGCCTTACACAGTGCCACCCTCGGCGACTACGCTCGGGCTGAAGAGATCTTCGAGAACCAGGGAGAAGCGGCACTCTCCAACAAACTTCTCAAGTACACGGCCTGCGAGAACTATACGAAGGCGGGACTCTGCCGCCTCGCATCCAATCCGCAAGATGGCGAAGCACTTATTACGAAGACGCACGAGTGGAGGGAATCTTCTCCTGCTTTCGGGGACAGCCGAGAGTTCGGTTTCCTGAATAAGCTGGCGGAGGCCATCAAGGCGGAGGACCTGGATGCCTTCAACGAGGCCGTCCGGTGGTACGAGTCTGTGACGAGGCTGGGCGCGTGGGAGAACGAACTGCTCAAGAGGATCAGGAAGAATGTTGGGCCCGATTTGCGATAG